From the genome of Desulfonatronum thiosulfatophilum:
GTCATCCAGGGCTTGCCTGATACGGGCCACGGTCAGATGGGGCTGGAAGGGACGGCTTTCAGGGGCAAAGCCCAGGGTGGCGCATCTTCGGTCAATTTCAGCAGCCAGATCCTGGACTGCTTTCATTCCTTGCCCGACACCCACCCACAAGACTCTGGGGCGCCGCCGGTCCGGGAAAAAACCTCCTCCCTGTCCTTGCAATGTGAAGGACTCGCCCAGGGGAGTCTGAAACAGTCCCACCAGAGACTCCAGCTTTTCAGAAGAGACTTCCCCAAGAAATTTCAACGTCAAATGCCAATTGTCCGGCCTGGTCCAGGATATTCTGGAACGCAGTCCGGGTTTCACATCGTTGATCAGGACCGCCAGATTGCTTTGGTATGCCTCCGGCATCGGCAAACCGAAAAAACAGCGCATTATCCGTCCTTGGCCAGCTGATCCAGAATCAGGGCGAAAAAAAGGCCATTTGGACCGGCAAAAAGCCATCCGAGATGACTGCGGCAACGGCTGCAGACGGCAATCTGCCATGTGCACTCGGAAAACCAGGAAAACTCCGCGCTGCTCGGACCCAGGGGCATCGCTCCGGGTGCATTCCCGAAGCAACCGATCTCAAAGACATGGCCATGGGGGTTGAAGAAGACGTGATCATGACGTCCGTTTACTGAGATGCGATTCGCATCCTTTGTGACGACCAAACCACAGTTGCGACAGCGCAACGACGAATCATCGTCCGTCGTCGGTTCACCGACTGTTTGGTCGTCCAGCCCCCGATCGGGGTTATTGCCCTGATCCAGACGCAATAACATTGCCGGCCGCACTGCATATTCCGTTGCCGATTTTGAAAAGTCGCTTTCGGTTGAACCGCTGATACCTGTTAAGAGCGCCATCAACTTTCCTGCCATCTGAGTCAACTCAGTGAACGCAAGGCATTCCGAGCTTTGCCCGTCGTTATCCATTCTTCCATGTCCATGCTGTATCTCTTCAGCAAATATTTTCTCGCAGCAGACTTGAACTGGTCCGTTTCGGCTAGGTCGCTGCTCCATCCATCTCATTCCTCCATGCTCAAAAAATCAACCATGATGATCTTCAAGCCGAAGCCGGGGAAGTTGATGCGGTAGCGGTTGGGGGGGAGGAATTCCACGATTTTGCCGCGACCGAAAATCTTGTGTCGGCAATGGCCGAAGGTGTTGTTTCGGTGCCGGGCGGCACCGGGAGATGGGAGTGGGGCCGAGTGGGAAGGCGTGTCGGGGTTGTTGCAGAACGGGCGTGGCTCCCGCGCTGGGAGCGGTGTGCGCGGCTTGACCTGGCCGAGGTA
Proteins encoded in this window:
- a CDS encoding cereblon family protein; amino-acid sequence: MRPAMLLRLDQGNNPDRGLDDQTVGEPTTDDDSSLRCRNCGLVVTKDANRISVNGRHDHVFFNPHGHVFEIGCFGNAPGAMPLGPSSAEFSWFSECTWQIAVCSRCRSHLGWLFAGPNGLFFALILDQLAKDG
- the thpR gene encoding RNA 2',3'-cyclic phosphodiesterase → MRCFFGLPMPEAYQSNLAVLINDVKPGLRSRISWTRPDNWHLTLKFLGEVSSEKLESLVGLFQTPLGESFTLQGQGGGFFPDRRRPRVLWVGVGQGMKAVQDLAAEIDRRCATLGFAPESRPFQPHLTVARIRQALDDPWANLLSELRRASWPEIRMERIVLWQSRLTPAGPCYQRLAEFELRPANDPVP